The DNA sequence GCATCGATTACCGCTTGGATATAGACGCCCATATCCCAATCGGTGAAGTAAGGGTAAGAACTGCCTGAACATGGAAGCCCCGTGGTGGCGTTGACGCCTAAGCCGGGTCTAAAATAGTTCCATGCGTTTGCTGCAACAGCGCGCCAGACGTTGCTGTTCATGGTTTGAGCTGACTCTATGGGGCCTAGCTTTCGGGGGATAGGTGTGGGATCTGGCGATTTGCTGGAGTCTTTGTTTTTATCGTTTGCCGTGGGCGCCTCAGTGGGGTTGACTGTTGGGGCGGGTGTGGGGGTGCTGGTTCCTTGGGGAGGATTCGTCGCTTGGGGTTCACCGCTGGGTGGCATGGCGGGGTTTCCCCAGTTTAAAAAAGCGAAGACCGGAACCACAATCACCGCTATCAGGATGACTGCCACTGCTATGGTTGTTTTTTGGTTGAAGCCCACTTCGAATCAAAGCACTTAGCTGATTATTTTAATTTAAAGCTATTGCATACATGCCGAATTTTCCCTATAGCTGGAAAATAGGAGATGCCCTAGCGCGCTCTAGTACAGAATGACGTATCCTCATAGCAATGCCTACTGATCGAATACCGCGTAGCAGGAAAAATAGCAGCCTTAAGCGGTCGGGTTCATTTCTCGGAAGCGAACAACCTTACTTTTAGATTTATCGAGATACATCTTGCCCTTCTCAACATTCAAGTAAGCAGCAAGCGTACCCAAGGTAGCCATACCATGAACCACTTTTGAATCGGGCAATGCACTCTTGATGCCGCCAAAACCCGCCATGCAGCATAACGCGATTGCTGTGTCGGAATCCATGAAGGCTTTAGCGATGGCGCCGCGTGCTTTCTGGTTTAGCTGGCAGAATGGGGGGTTTGGAAGGTTGAAGTACTTGATGTTTACAGTTTTTCCTTTGCTTTCAAGCAGCTGCTTTAAGCGGTTTGCTTCCTGACCCATCGGGTAAGGTTCAAAGTGGAAACCGAAAAACGAGGTTTTACCCAGCTCCAATTGATTCTTAGCGTAGCCTATGCTTTGATTGGCGCAGTATGGGCATTCAAAAATCGTTATTGCTTTGCCGTCTCCTACTTCACGCAGGATATATGCGTCGGTTGCAATCTCAGAATAACTACCCATAAAATCACCTACTAGACCAATGTGCGGCAAGATATTTTAAAATTGAGTTTGGCGACAACCTCCCTGCCTGTTTTTTGACGCTTAGATGATTTGTACTGATTTCGAAGAGTTAGATGTAGATGCCCATAACTTTTTTATTGCTAAAACCCGAGGGGAGATGTCTGCAATTCCAAAATTTTCGGTTTCCAGATAAAAAGGGGAAAAGCCTATTTCGAGTAGGCTTCAACCAGGTCCCGTGCGGTGATGATGCCGACGAGTTTGTCGTCTTCTACGATGGGTAATCTCCGGATATGCTTTAGCGCCATGGCGGCTGCGGCTCGATGCACGCTGTCACCTGATTCCAAAACGGTAAGCGGCTGAGAGCAGTGGGGTCCGACGGCGGCGAAGAGGTCTTTGCCCTTGGCAAGGAAGTTGCTGAGCAAGTCTCGTTCGGTAAAGATTCCAAACGGCATGTCTTTGCGGGTGATGATGACGCTGCCGATGCGTTGGCTGCCCATGGTTTTGGATACGTTGATAACTGAGGTTTCTTCGTCTGCAGTCACAACCTCTTTAGTCATAAAGTCGTCGACACATGCTTCGGTTTCTGGCACATCGGGTAGGCTCTTGATTAAATCCGAAGCCGTCACTATACCCACAAGCGTTCCCGCCTCGAAGACTGCCAGTCGGCTCTTCTTGCTGATCATCGCCTGAGCTAAATCCTTGATTTGAGCATCCGATGAAACACCCGCTAAGGGGTAAGACATGACTTCCTCTACGGTTTCGTCTTTAAGAAACAGTCCCAGCGCCAAAACCTTTGACAGTAAATCACGCTCGGTTATGATTCCCACGGGCGTCTGGTACTTGGTTACGATTAAGCTGCCGATGTGGTGCTCGCCCATCAGGTGCGCGGCGTCATCAAGGCTGGTTTCAGGCGTTGCTGTAACTACTTTTTTGCTCATAAGCTCTTTTGCGGTGCGGTACCGTGGCAGGTTGCGTTTGTACTGGTCATAAGCGCGGTCAACGATGCCTGGCAACTGTCGTTTTACTTCAATTTGAGGTGTCGCCAAACAACATCCCCATCCTATAGATATGGCGGAGAAGTCTAATTAAGCTTCCATCAACGGTGCGCCCGGGGCAGTTTGTCATCGCCAAGTATGCTGCTCCTGGGGTCGATGCGGGGAAGATTGGCTTATTAGAGTGAGCGCTCAACACTTAAGGAGCAAAACTAAAAGGAATACTGTCATGGACGATTTCGCCCGAAGCATCGAGGAATACAAACGGCAACTCAAAGCAGGCGCCATCCAGAAAGCCTACAGAGGCATAATGGATTACACCATGAGCCTGCGGATTCACTTCGAAAGGCAACACCCAGATTTAGCGGTTTCCGGCAGCATATACTTCGGCTACATGGACATGACCTATTTTGCTCTGGTCCCTGAGCCGCTGAAACAACGAAAACTCAAAATTGCCATTGTTTTCCTGCATGAACCCTTCCGGTTTGAGGTTTGGTTGGCAGGCGCCAATAAAGCGGTTCAGAAGAAATATTGGGCGCTTATCAAAAAAAGCGGCGAAGCCAAATACAGAATCCCCAGCGCCGTAGAAGGAAACGACTCCATCGTTGAATCCATTCTGGTTGAGAACCCCGACTTCAGCGACCCCGACCAGTTAACGTTGCAGATCGAAGAGGCTGCTCTGCGCTTCATCGATGAAATAGAGGAGTTCCTCTCAAAAAACTGAGCCCTGGGGAAAAAGCTATTCTGCATCAGCTTGGCACTTATGCTTCTGTGTCTGGGCGAGGCTTGAAATGGGGGCAGGCGGTTTCGTCTGCTTTTAGGTTGGTAAAATGGGCTACCTTGCAGGTGCCGCCCTCTAAGTTTTGGCATTCGCCATGCTTGTGTTTGTAGAAATCCAGCTTTGGGGCGCCACTTCCAAGCTTTCTTAGCGCGTTTTTAAGTGAACCCATGTCTTCTACCGCATCCACGCCTACGGGATTTTCAATGTAGTAATAAGATGATTTAAAGATGAACCCGTCAGCTTAGGAAAATGCGCTAGAACATGAATAATTTTGGGTCAAAAATTAGATTGTAAATGCACGTGCAGCTTACTTTTTTCTGCACTGCTTGGGAGTTGGGATCTGCATGCCCCAGCTGCTCTCGAGGGATCTTCGGCATTTCTCCGCAATGGAGGTTTCGTTTTGGCAAAAAAGCGTTTCTGACATGTCAGTTCCTCCTAAGCGTTTGATAGTACTAAGTAGCCTACATAGCCCATGACTGTGAATACAACTAAGATTCCGGCAAGGCCTAAAACCGCTTTAAATTGGTCACACATAATTATCAACCTGTTTCTTGATGACTCAATCTTTGAGACTCGATATAAGCAAAATTTCGACAACAGAACTATTATACAGTCAAGGATATATCGAAAAGAAAAACAATTTAACCCTGATAATAAATCAGCAACTTATCAACTGAAAAGAATGCAAAAGGGCAGGCAACTAGACAGCCCGTACAAGATGAATAAAGCCGATGCTGTTGCCTTCGTCATCTTTCAGAAAAGTCGTCGATACTTCCAATGTGGTTTCTTTGCCGTTCTGAAGGCAAATCCGGAACCGCTGAGTCATCCCCTGATCGTTAGCTATCGCGTCCAGGGCGCTTTGGATGGCGCGTGCTTTTTCTTCTTTAGCCAAAAACTCTAAAATGTTCCTTCCGATGAATTCGCTTTTATCGTGAGCCCCCATGATTTTTAGGAGCGCGTCGTTGACGTCGCTTATGTAGCCGTAGAGGTCTCCGATAACGATGCCTTCGCT is a window from the Candidatus Bathyarchaeota archaeon genome containing:
- a CDS encoding CBS domain-containing protein, giving the protein MATPQIEVKRQLPGIVDRAYDQYKRNLPRYRTAKELMSKKVVTATPETSLDDAAHLMGEHHIGSLIVTKYQTPVGIITERDLLSKVLALGLFLKDETVEEVMSYPLAGVSSDAQIKDLAQAMISKKSRLAVFEAGTLVGIVTASDLIKSLPDVPETEACVDDFMTKEVVTADEETSVINVSKTMGSQRIGSVIITRKDMPFGIFTERDLLSNFLAKGKDLFAAVGPHCSQPLTVLESGDSVHRAAAAMALKHIRRLPIVEDDKLVGIITARDLVEAYSK
- a CDS encoding PAS domain-containing protein, which codes for MFKRSQQGNLVLITNKNGRLDFELNQATQTRSEGIVIGDLYGYISDVNDALLKIMGAHDKSEFIGRNILEFLAKEEKARAIQSALDAIANDQGMTQRFRICLQNGKETTLEVSTTFLKDDEGNSIGFIHLVRAV